One Populus nigra chromosome 16, ddPopNigr1.1, whole genome shotgun sequence genomic window, CAAAGGGCCAAGCTTTAATGAATAAGAATCAATCTTtgattaaattcataaaaatcctAGCTTGAAACCTTATAAATAGCCcttaaaaatcaaccaaaaaaggaggagaaaaagagaaggaggaaAAAtaggaacaaaaataaaaagaaaatattgataatGAAACCCTAAATATGAAGGTTCAAGAACCTAGCACCAAGTTTCCTCAACTTTAAGAGAAAGTAAcaatcttgaaaaacaaaaggcaacaaCCATTGTTAGATCTTGGAGGGTATAAGACATTAATTAAGTCTAGTAGATGATGTCCATGAGACACATTTATAGCTTGTTCATGCATGTTTAATGATGTTTCCAAGCATTTTTTGTATCACATTGAttgtggttttggttttggttttggttttgattagTACATAAAATGTAGTCATTATTGTTTAAATCTTGCTTAGAGTTGTTGATGATGTTACTGGATGCCAAGACACTATGTTTGTGActgattttgataaaataaaatggtttttgtATTCTGTCAAATATGACAATAGATGTGTGAAGTCTTTTTAGGGCTTACTAATGCATGTTATGGGTTCCTGAGTTTTGGTTAAGTTCTTTTGAGTATTAAGATATCAATTATGAATCCCATATTGTTGAATATGTAGGCTATTTCAAGTTAGCAGTTTTGAAGTTTAAAACTTCTTGcataattttgatgttttgatattatttgttagttttttttattttattcaaacatgTTTGATTATGGTAATGTGGTTTGTAAGGACTAAAAGCAATGTGTTTAGAGGCCTAAAATGCCAATTTTGAAGGCTTGACAATGGCTAGGTTTTCTAAGGCAATATTCTTCATgttcttgaaaaaaacattgCCTTAGTTCTATGGTTTGGACCAGTTTTGGTCCATTCCCTTGCATTAAACACTTTGTTGgactttattaattaataatttaggctttatttgtatcaataataattaaaaaaatttagttttaatcaTAGGGTTTCAGTTCAAAACTGAAACTCATTTGACAAAATAGTATTGATTCTTTGATAATCGAAGAGAATGAATGATAGATTATTGATCCTTGTATGATTTTCAATATGTTTATTGCCTTGTTTGTATCTGGTCTGATTTGGGATCCACGTTGCTAGATTTGCCTTGGATATTCTTCATGTTCTTGAGTTTTCTATGTTTGATCCGTTATTGGTTAaggttttattttgtgtttttgtgttttttttttaagtttgattcgttttaagttttaatttcaattttggtttggtttttaggtTATACCAGtgctttttgtttgatttatagTCGAACAAAAATTTTTAGGTTAACACAGCCAGGTCAAAATCAAGCCAAAAGGTTAAGACCCTGTTTGACTTGTAAtgtttttattgaaggtttttttGAGTTTAAGGATGTATTTAGCAAACATTCCCTAGActgatagaaataaaaatatcatcaaaccataacaaacaaaaataaataaataaataacacaacCTCCCTCGAGTCTAAAGTAAAAGTATCAGTTAGCAATTCTCTTAGACCAGGAAATACCGTCCTGACATTGCAAGGAGGGCACGGCAAATACATCATTTGCACGCCTCCACATGCACACATCAAATACATTATTTGCACACCACGGATACATTATCAGATGATaccaatttcaaataattttataaatgcaAATATCCATCATTCATGATAATTCAcaaagatatatttatattaattacttTGAGTTATACAACATGTATGCAAACCACAGTCTTGAATCACTTTCTTATAAAGGAGTGGTATATATATAATACCAAAACTAAGACTGGGTTTTTCTCATCTACTGAGAATCCAGCGTTAGTTCTTCAGCTCCTACCTGATCCAAAAATCCAACCTTGTGGCATGATTACGATGCAAATAAGTTAAGGCTAGGTGGATTTCCCAAGCTCGAGGCTCTCATCGATGCTTCTCCTGTGCTTGAGGAATTGAGTCGACTGACAGAGCTTGAGGAGGGAGCCTGCAAAGATTACAGTACCTTCGCTTCCATAGCTGCTCGAGTCTAAATATTCTTCTGGATGATTTACAATTCGTCCCCACATTCAAGCAATTGGTTTGCTGCCTTTGCTTGATGGACATGCAGAAAGATTGAAACCTAATGGTAGtgaagaaaattacaaaattaggCACATTCCAAGCATATAATTCAATCCTAAACTAGTGGTGGCTTCTTTCCAATGAGCAGTTAGCCCACCTCCAAAACCTTGGTGACACCGAGAATAATGTCAAGCAGCACAGCAACATTTTCTGTAATCCCAGAAAATACATTTCGATGCAGGAGGTTCTGATTTACATGGATGTTTTGATCATTAGAGCATTGCATAATAAGTCATCCGGTCACTCCAATTTTAAGTGACCTCCAATGTATTCACAGGTTAATGTCCTTTCTCCGCTGCCTCTTATTGTTGAGGAGAAATTTAGGCCTGGCTATTTTGAGATTCATGGAGAACTGAAATAACCCAATACCAAATATATTGACCATCTTCCTCTGCTGCCTCATACCAGCACTAAGACGAAATatcagaattttttaataaaaaaaaaaataagaaagtagCTTTCAGTTTGAGCCTCCTCTGGTAATATACATGATTTTGAAATTCAGACTTTTCGATTTGATGACAACATGGTAGTTAGCTCTGAGTTTATTCCTGGATAATGCAAGACTGCCAGTGATGGAGGATGAACCTGGTTGGAAGAATATTCTCTGGAGCATGAAGTTACCTTTTTCCTGACTTAAATTCAATAACTTCCAATCCTACTAAGACCAGGCATCTTCTCTGCTCCAGCAATGGTTATATAATCTCTCATCTTCTCAACATCAACCCATCTCCCATCGCCAGCATATACGTTAGAAAGCATGACTCTGTAGGCACCCTTTTTGGGCTCGCCGTCAAAAAGCTGCTGGGCCACAATTTCTGCCAACTCAGAATCCCCATGAGCATCGCAGCATGACAACAATGCTCCCCAAATGCCAGAATCTACTGGTTGCTTCAAGGACAGGATAAAATTATATGCCTCGTCCAGCTCTCCTGCCATCCCAAGAAGCTTTACAATGTGAACATAATGCTCTGTTCCAGCTTGGATCCAAAACTCATCTTTCATCCTCCTGAAAATTTCCCTTCCATCTTTAACAAGGCCAGCATGGCAGCAAGCACAAAGGAGAGCAGAGAAAGTAGACTCATCAGGTTTCAATCCTTTCTCTAGTATCTCCGTAAACATGTCAAAAGCTTGGGAAGCAAGTCCATGCAAGCCAAGACCTGATATTATAGAATTGTATGAAACAATATTCCTGtttggcatattctcaaagacACGAAGCCCCAATCCCACAAAACCGCACTTTGAATACATATCTATTAGAGCAGAAGAAACCATGACATGTGATTCAAATCCATATCGAACTATATAACCATGTATCTGAGCACCAGGCCCTACATTTGCCAATTGAGCAGTTGCCACCAAAACACTAGCAATCAAAACGGAATCTGGTTTTTTACCCGCCAAATTCAGATTCTTGTAGAAAAGCAATGCCTTCTCATGTTCTCCAGCCTGAGAAAATCCAGTTATCAAAGCAGACCATGTTACTAAATCGGGCTGGCATAAACTTCTAAATACACTATATGCCAGATTGATGCAACTAAATCTCGAATACATGCTGACAAGTGAGCTGCCTACATGATCATTACAATCAAAACCACTTTTCAAGCATAACCCATGAATTCCTTGGCCAAGCTCAAGCGAGCTAGAATTTGCTAAACCCGAGATTAACGCAACAAAGGTATAACCATCTGGCCTTCTATTCCCGTTGTCtctcatttcattaaaaaaaagcaacccTTTATCACCAAATCCACAATAACCACAGCCAGAAATCATAGCATTCCACAGAACCAAATCTGGTTCAAAAACCCCACAAAACACCTTGCTTGCTTCACCAACAAGACCCATTTTTGAGTAACCTGTAACTAATGCACTGCAAGTAACCGAATCCAATCCCAGACCGGAAACAATCACTCCTCCGTGAACAATTCTCAACCCATCCACATAAAAATCCTCACAACATGCACGTATAAGACACGCATACGTATACTTATCTGGTATTACATCAAATCCAATCATCTTTGTGTACAGCAAGAATGCATCATCAAATTTATGAGCTTGGGCATAAGCTCTGATGATGGAATTCCATAAGAAAACACTGCGTTGAGGAGTTTTATCAAACAGGTTACGAGCAGAGGAGAGGTCATTGTTTAAAGCATAGAATCTTACAAGTTTTGTTGCATAAAATGGGTCTTGTAAGAGGTGGGTTTTGGTTACTACAGCATGTAATTGTTTGGTTCTTGATAGTGTTTGATGGGTTTTTGAAAGTTGTAAGAAAAGTGACTGAAATTTAATCAACATTTATGAAACTTTTGTGTGGTCAAGTCCCCATTTTTGCCGAAAATCGAcaggaaaacaaaaaggaagatGTTCTAGTATATCTTGTGACTTGTGAGTGTAACATTGAACTGAACAGGATTGACTGCTTCGTGTGACTGCCACTATTTTTCGAAATTTCAAGGTAGTTAGAGTCGTTGCCCACATTAACTGTCgtctaccaaaaaaaaaattaaattttaaaaaatctttgtgtCATGGGTCCCTCCTTTCAACAGTGCCAGAAATGTTAAGGACTCAACTTAACAAACAGTTGTTTAGAAAGAAATTCGAGGGAGAAAAGGAAATCAGAGAGAAGAGAGGGTTATGCAATGTCTATAACTTTTCTCGTATTATTTATTCAATGATAAGCTTGTATTTCGATTCATTGTAGCAAAGTTCTTGATGTTGATGTTATGAGAGAATtgaacataaatattatttttttatgattggatAAATGTCTATATAATATTAGAGCGCATTGATAACTGAAATAACTTATTGTATTAGgagaaaaatctaatttttatcatgaaacataataactttttattataattctaatggCCGAATAACtgaattaagttattttaacaAATTCATACCCCAATGAAAAGTTCGAACAATCATTCTTGGAAGAAGTTGAACTCGGATGATTAGCTTTTGTATGTACTGATTTAATGGGTGAAAGAATC contains:
- the LOC133675629 gene encoding putative pentatricopeptide repeat-containing protein At1g64310; the protein is MLIKFQSLFLQLSKTHQTLSRTKQLHAVVTKTHLLQDPFYATKLVRFYALNNDLSSARNLFDKTPQRSVFLWNSIIRAYAQAHKFDDAFLLYTKMIGFDVIPDKYTYACLIRACCEDFYVDGLRIVHGGVIVSGLGLDSVTCSALVTGYSKMGLVGEASKVFCGVFEPDLVLWNAMISGCGYCGFGDKGLLFFNEMRDNGNRRPDGYTFVALISGLANSSSLELGQGIHGLCLKSGFDCNDHVGSSLVSMYSRFSCINLAYSVFRSLCQPDLVTWSALITGFSQAGEHEKALLFYKNLNLAGKKPDSVLIASVLVATAQLANVGPGAQIHGYIVRYGFESHVMVSSALIDMYSKCGFVGLGLRVFENMPNRNIVSYNSIISGLGLHGLASQAFDMFTEILEKGLKPDESTFSALLCACCHAGLVKDGREIFRRMKDEFWIQAGTEHYVHIVKLLGMAGELDEAYNFILSLKQPVDSGIWGALLSCCDAHGDSELAEIVAQQLFDGEPKKGAYRVMLSNVYAGDGRWVDVEKMRDYITIAGAEKMPGLSRIGSY